A single window of Eleginops maclovinus isolate JMC-PN-2008 ecotype Puerto Natales chromosome 19, JC_Emac_rtc_rv5, whole genome shotgun sequence DNA harbors:
- the frmd6 gene encoding FERM domain-containing protein 6 yields MNRLSFHNNRAMQDRRCVCVFLPNDDTLNVIVNVKTVCQELLVQVCDLLRLKDCHLFGLSVIQNNEHIYMELDQKLSKYCPKEWKREASKGIDQFGPPMIIHFRAQYYVENGRLISDRSARYYYYWHLRKQVLQSECLQREEAYFLLAAFALQADLGNFKRNKHFGKYFEPEAYFPPWVISKRGREYILRHIPNMHKDQFALTASEAHLKYIKESAHLDDVTVHYYRLYKDKKEVEASLTLGLTLRGIQIFQNVGSVRQLLYDFPWTNVGKLVFVGKKFEILPDGLPSARKLMYYTGCPIRSRHLLQLLSNSHRLYMNLQPVLKQVRRLEENEEKKQYRESYISDALDLDMDQLDKRSRASGSSAGSMKHHKRLHRNSTTSHGSSQTSGIEADSFRAGGQDSCRAGGQHRPLRTCSSSTTSHGSSNTSGIESGGKERCLDDDEIEMLVDDPKDYEELHESALDQELCIHITEDMLTMSPDHTNGYSGLIVKDVSSSTSSSSETVVKMRGQSIESLPQTSTCRKPPSSSDRHSQSLDDVRLHQKELLQWAELCQDSAHSYTFGCAQELSDGGGGVGGGGAYQGLAEQRAGLMAGEQHPFPIKRTNKYFSLDLSNEEVPEFVV; encoded by the exons ATGAACAGACTGAGCTTCCACAACAACAGAGCCATGCAGGACCGTCGCTGCGTCTGTGTCTTTCTGCCCAACGACGACACGCTCAACGTCATCGTCAAC gtgaAGACTGTGTGTCAGGAGCTGCTGGTGCAGGTGTGTGATCTGCTGAGGCTGAAGGACTGCCACCTGTTCGGACTCAGCGTCATCCAGA aTAATGAACACATCTACATGGAGCTGGATCAGAAGCTCTCTAAGTATTGTCCCAAAGAGTGGAAGAGGGAGGCCAGCAAG GGTATCGACCAGTTTGGGCCTCCGATGATCATCCACTTCAGAGCTCAGTATTACGTGGAGAACGGGAGACTGATCAG TGACCGCTCTGCCCGGTATTATTACTACTGGCACCTGAGGAAGCAGGTGCTGCAGTCGGAGtgtctgcagagggaggaggcgTACTTCCTGCTCGCCGCCTTCGCCCTGCAGGCCGACCTCGGGAACTTCAAAAGGAACAAACACTTCGGGAAGTACTTTGAACCCGAGGCCTACTTCCCCCCCTGG GTGATATCGAAGCGTGGTCGTGAGTACATCCTGCGTCACATCCCCAACATGCACAAAGACCAGTTTGCTCTGACGGCCTCTGAAGCTCACCTGAAGTACATCAAGGAGTCCGCTCACCTGGACGACGTCACCGTGCACTACTACCGTCTGTACAAG GATAAGAAGGAGGTGGAGGCGTCTCTGACTCTGGGACTGACTCTACGAGGCATCCAGATCTTTCAG AACGTGGGCTCGGTGCGGCAGCTGCTGTATGACTTCCCCTGGACCAACGTGGGGAAGCTGGTGTTCGTG GGTAAGAAGTTTGAGATCCTTCCTGACGGCCTCCCGTCGGCTCGTAAACTGATGTACTACACCGGATGCCCGATTCGATCCCGGcatctcctgcagctgctgagcAACAGCCACCGACTCTACATGAACCTGCAGCCAGTGCTCAAGCAGGTGCGCCGCCTCGAGGAGAACGAAG aGAAGAAGCAGTACCGGGAGTCGTACATCAGCGATGCTCTGGACCTGGACATGGATCAGCTGGACAAACGCTCGCGGGCCAGCGGCAGCAGCGCCGGCAGCATGAAGCACCACAAACGCCTCCACAGAAACTCCACCACGAGCCACGGCAGCTCGCAGACCTCCGGCATCGAGGCCGACAGCTTCAGGGCTGGGGGGCAGGACAGCTGCAGGGCGGGGGGGCAGCACCGACCCTTGCGgacctgcagctcctccaccacCAGCCACGGCAGCTCCAACACCTCCGGCATCGAGAGCGGCGGGAAGGAGCGCTGCCTGGACGACGACG AGATCGAGATGCTGGTGGACGACCCCAAAGACTACGAGGAGCTTCACGAGTCAGCTCTGGATCAGGAGCTGTGTATCCACATCACTGAGGACATGTTGACCATGTCTCCGGATCACACCAACGGATactcag GTCTGATAGTGAAGGACGTCAGCTCGTCGACATCCAGCTCCTCAGAGACCGTCGTCAAGATGAGAGGACAGAGCATCGAGTCTCTGCCGCAG ACGTCGACCTGCAGGAAGCCCCCCTCCTCGTCAGACCGCCACTCCCAGTCTCTGGACGACGTCCGGCTGCATCAGAAGGAGCTGCTGCAGTGGGCGGAGCTCTGCCAGGACTCCGCCCACAGCTACACTTTCGGCTGCGCCCAGGAGCTCAGCGACGGCGGCGGGGGGGTCGGTGGGGGCGGAGCCTACCAAGGCCTGGCCGAGCAGAGGGCCGGTCTGATGGCGGGGGAGCAGCACCCCTTCCCCATCAAGAGGACCAACAAGTACTTCAGCCTGGACCTCAGCAACGAGGAGGTGCCCGAGTTTGtggtgtga